One genomic window of Cercospora beticola chromosome 5, complete sequence includes the following:
- a CDS encoding uncharacterized protein (antiSMASH:Cluster_12), translated as MEEIKLIGTSEISKHNSPNDCWLVIEDQVWDCTNFVDDHPGGANLILKYAGNDATTAYLEVHSSSVVKNTLPIGCFVGNLDRATITSDWKQEPIATNAAQAVPENERPPLHTVINAHDFEDVSAKTSSAKTHAFYSTASTDCWTRDMNQSMLKRIWFRPRVMRDVADIDTSSTILGVSVKVPLFICPSGLAKMIHPEGEKALARAAQSSGILEIVSSNASYPANEIISQAPSHPFMFQLYVNKDRPKTARVIANAVKLGMRAIFITVDAAGRGKRESDERLRVDEIAINPITGESLGKRGGGLTKTVGAYIDQALIWEDIDWIRSLTDLPIVLKGIQTAADAKMAMKYNVQGILLSNHGGRNLDYSPPSILLLLELHKQCPEIFDKMEIYIDGGFRRGGDMLKALCLGAKAIGMGRPFLFALGYGAEGAEHLVEILRDELESAMKLVGVKDLSEVHPGLVNTSDVDHLVPESEEHSYAKWRPKARI; from the exons ATGGAGGAAATTAAGCTGATTGGTACCTCTGAGATCTCGAAGCACAATTCTCCAAACGACTGCTGGCTTGTGATTGAGGATCAGGTCTGGGACTGCACCAACTTTGTAGACGATCATCCTGGAGGAGCAAATT TGATTCTAAAATATGCTGGCAATGATGCGACAACGGCTTATCTGGAGGTCCATTCCTCATCAGTTGTCAAGAATACCCTACCGATTGGCTGCTTCGTTGGGAATCTCGATCGGGCGACAATCACATCGGATTGGAAGCAAGAACCGATAGCGACGAACGCTGCGCAGGCCGTGCCTGAGAACGAGAGACCACCACTACACACAGTGATCAATGC CCATGATTTCGAAGATGTCTCTGCGAAGACCTCATCAGCCAAAACTCACGCATTCTATTCCACGGCATCCACCGACTGCTGGACACGAGACATGAACCAATCTATGCTCAAAAGAATCTGGTTCAGGCCCCGAGTAATGCGAGACGTAGCTGACATCGATACATCAAGCACAATACTTGGCGTCTCTGTCAAAGTCCCGCTATTCATCTGCCCGAGTGGCCTGGCAAAGATGATTCATCCAGAGGGCGAGAAAGCGCTGGCGCGTGCAGCGCAATCTAGCGGCATCTTGGAGATT gTTTCTAGCAACGCTTCCTATCCCGCAAACGAGATTATCTCCCAAGCACCCTCTCACCCATTTATGTTCCAGCTCTACGTCAACAAGGATCGACCTAAGACCGCTCGAGTCATTGCCAACGCCGTGAAACTTGGCATGCgcgccatcttcatcacGGTGGACGCCGCAGGTCGAGGCAAGCGCGAGTCCGATGAACGCCTGCGCGTCGACGAAATTGCCATCAACCCCATCACCGGAGAATCACTTGGCAAACGTGGCGGCGGCCTGACCAAAACTGTGGGGGCATATATCGATCAAGCCCTGATATGGGAAGACATCGACTGGATTCGAAGTCTCACCGACTTGCCTATCGTGCTGAAAGGAATACAAACCGCCGCTGACGCCAAAATGGCAATGAAGTACAACGTACAAGGCATCTTACTCAGTAATCACGGCGGGAGGAACCTCGATTACTCGCCTCCTTCtattcttctcctcctggaACTCCACAAACAGTGTCCTGAGATCTTTGACAAAATGGAAATCTACATCGATGGAGGCTTCCGTCGGGGCGGAGATATGCTTAAAGCTTTATGCTTGGGCGCGAAGGCTATCGGCATGGGAAGGCCGTTCTTATTTGCTTTGGGATACGGCGCTGAGGGTGCGGAGCACTTGGTTGAGATTTTGCGAGATGAGCTCGAGAGTGCGATGAAATTGGTGGGTGTGAAGGATTTGAGTGAGGTGCATCCTGGATTGGTGAATACGAGTGATGTGGATCATCTTGTACCTGAATCGGAAGAACATTCGTATGCAAAGTGGAGGCCCAAGGCGAGGATTTGA
- a CDS encoding uncharacterized protein (antiSMASH:Cluster_12): MAIGQQSRLLLATLVLSATVHAQVQNATSHKHRNDTAPNFQDRTASNKDKSDMDDDYIGPLDTGAFRRLLYHSTFLGAEIGRSQALRYDPEFEERCQKDVECHLALQGLTSSVTKKSIGMGEPVCPHEHCDAANLVQVWSHKHIAAVQEAFARTWLLAENFGRNFTFPQWDSSLDTNLRVISMTQQWLDKDDVDKKGLERVRRYWATSDQVQTPLRDWYSNHTLVDNSYNVTDLRGSLFMETLFNGPTCLGDSYLCPVDQAQRDAVIPVLSAMKASWEVGVLKEWNPFRTTLAVMQARDSGYRDLDDALAHSEMKKGHRNEALMIMKQFADEANANRDALRGVSENMIYTTEVFDQYEGRIWHASLRSDDSRTVDPGLRMLGYVPLVAHDDTGMPLLGYEQTRHVDDLTPITAGYWQMITVDPTPAGNAVNASMTHEKRSEEIDILAPAGADWHLPSEGGFVPRPSLLSRRGPKEETKVNPALPHRLFQVRTGAEGGIMTDSMGNPLTRTVEVQDDHETPPVMQSTDTTIIHGGMISLMGLKFSTAAGKAIGLGLPLQFAVHAKSALKSNIVRGERHVQFAEFEAVDGIRANNGAGRRSWWPVNREQHVRKRWIKDELRKQQRFTKEWEEELLELGTKINRMTPGDTWLPGLRQRKQAVEKALESSKKTQRAFKDLQNLPKVNPNHPNVEVLTAQRAERVESALEQSRDTFRFRERTRLLEGADLFREVFEPGTAVPEQMRNVADSIAARRGAKLSDLMDFGAIRRYIRMGWHRPSPLLHYDRKMPTALGEAQVRAADVVEILASESYRVTEDVAARHSRILSRINELVSSPARARAAARNTLRAVKLPKVPLGAIGNVAMAAFTIGSGIAQLVSELEDDDTCKRPTYRTELWSLEAAEMDIILSPCINTVAPLPTPTNMEPLTVVFGELEPTGKEAWVLPGGIPYDNVTTHGLASPNATHPNGTQAVIPSNTIEDQNATSTEEFKCPMPPLDQDYIYGRAEALPCPIPTPRECSIDWFRRHINEIPVGVRGPDYCGTGNLVGHARAQANNCLPDFGSKECKKMFGLDEKTIEKEKKKEEEKQKKEDKENEKKQKEEEKRRKEEEERKKAEEAQ, translated from the exons ATGGCGATCGGGCAGCAGTCGCGTCTGCTGCTCGCCACTTTGGTGCTCTCTGCAACGGTCCATGCACAGGTTCAAAATGCGACAAGCCACAAGCATCGAAATGATACTGCCCCTAACTTTCAGGATCGCACTGCCTCGAACAAGGACAAGTCTGACATGGACGATGACTACATCGGCCCGCTCGACACTGGGGCTTTTCGACGACTCCTTTACCACAGCACCTTTCTGGGCGCTGAAATTGGACGAAGCCAGGCACTCCGCTATGACCCCGAGTTCGAAGAGCGATGCCAGAAAGACGTGGAATGTCATCTAGCTCTGCAAGGCTTGACATCATCTGTTACAAAAAAGTCTATTGGCATGGGAGAACCAGTTTGTCCACACGAGCACT GTGATGCCGCGAACTTGGTACAAGTCTGGTCACATAAGCACATTGCCGCTGTGCAGGAGGCCTTCGCAAGAACCTGGTTGCTGGCGGAAAACTTTGGGAGAAATTTTACTTTCCCCCAGTGGGATTCATCATTAGACACGAACCTCAGAGTGATCTCCATGACACAGCAATGGCTTGATAAGGACGACGTAGACAAGAAAGGGCTCGAAAGGGTCAGAAGGTATTGGGCAACCAGCGACCAAGTGCAGACCCCACTTCGTGACTGGTATAGCAACCACACCTTGGTGGATAACAGCTACAACGTGACAGACCTTCGCGGGTCACTTTTCATGGAAACACTATTCAACGGACCAACCTGCCTTGGAGACTCCTACCTGTGTCCCGTTGATCAAGCGCAAAGAGACGCCGTCATTCCGGTGTTATCGGCCATGAAAGCATCCTGGGAAGTTGGAGTTCTGAAAGAGTGGAATCCCTTCCGAACGACGCTCGCAGTTATGCAGGCCAGGGACAGCGGGTACCGAGATCTAGATGACGCATTGGCGCACAGCGAGATGAAGAAGGGACACCGGAACGAGGCTCTCATGATTATGAAACAGTTCGCGGACGAAGCTAATGCGAACCGTGATGCTCTTCGAGGGGTGTCGGAGAACATGATATACACGACTGAAGTATTTGACCAGTATGAGGGAAGGATCTGGCATGCCAGCCTCAGATCGGACGATTCGCGGACAGTCGATCCAGGTCTTCGAATGTTGGGTTATGTTCCCCTTGTCGCACACGATGATACCGGTATGCCGCTGTTGGGATACGAGCAGACGCGGCATGTGGACGATCTTACACCTATAACGGCTGGCTACTGGCAGATGATAACCGTCGACCCAACACCTGCGGGAAATGCTGTGAATGCGTCCATGACACACGAGAAACGCTCGGAGGAAATCGACATCCTTGCGCCTGCGGGAGCTGACTGGCATTTGCCTTCAGAAGGTGGATTTGTGCCCCGCCCGTCTCTGCTGTCACGACGAGGTCCAAAAGAGGAGACGAAAGTGAACCCGGCCTTGCCGCATCGATTGTTTCAAGTACGGACAGGTGCTGAAGGCGGCATCATGACAGACAGCATGGGAAATCCGCTCACACGTACTGTGGAAGTTCAAGACGACCACGAGACTCCTCCAGTGATGCAGTCTACAGACACCACAATTATTCACGGAGGCATGATATCTTTGATGGGTCTCAAATTCAGCACTGCGGCAGGAAAAGCAATTGGTCTGGGCCTTCCGTTACAGTTCGCAGTACATGCAAAGTCCGCTCTGAAAAGCAACATTGTAAGAGGCGAGAGGCACGTGCAATTCGCGGAGTTCGAAGCCGTAGATGGCATTCGCGCAAATAACGGGGCAGGACGTCGTTCATGGTGGCCTGTCAACCGGGAACAGCATGTCCGCAAGCGCTGGATTAAGGACGAATTGCGAAAGCAACAGCGCTTTACCAAGGAgtgggaagaagagcttTTAGAGCTTGGAACTAAAATTAATCGCATGACGCCCGGCGACACATGGCTTCCCGGTTTACGCCAACGGAAACAAGCCGTCGAAAAGGCGTTGGAAAGCTCGAAGAAGACACAACGCGCGTTCAAAGATCTACAGAACCTTCCGAAGGTTAATCCGAATCACCCCAACGTGGAAGTCCTGACGGCACAACGAGCCGAGCGTGTCGAGAGTGCACTTGAGCAGTCAAGGGATACTTTCAGGTTTAGAGAAAGGACCAGGCTGCTCGAGGGCGCGGATCTCTTTCGAGAAGTGTTTGAGCCAGGCACAGCTGTGCCGGAACAGATGCGGAATGTCGCCGACTCCATCGCCGCGAGAAGAGGCGCAAAGCTGTCCGACCTCATGGACTTTGGTGCGATTCGAAGATACATTAGGATGGGGTGGCATCGGCCTTCCCCGCTTCTCCACTACGATAGAAAAATGCCCACTGCTTTGGGAGAAGCACAGGTGAGAGCTGCAGATGTTGTGGAAATCCTAGCTTCGGAGTCTTACAGAGTCACCGAAGATGTGGCAGCACGACACTCGCGCATCTTGTCTCGCATCAACGAACTGGTCAGCAGCCCAGCGCGAGCAAGGGCAGCGGCTAGGAACACTTTGCGTGCTGTCAAATTACCCAAAGTACCACTGGGGGCAATTGGCAACGTTGCAATGGCGGCTTTTACCATTGGATCCGGCATTGCACAGTTGGTCTCGGAgctcgaggatgatgatacTTGCAAGCGACCAACATACAGGACTGAGCTATGGAGTTTGGAAGCCGCCGAAATGGACATCATCCTCTCACCTTGTATCAACACGGTTGCTCCCCTTCCGACACCAACGAACATGGAACCTTTGACGGTTGTATTTGGTGAGCTAGAACCCACCGGCAAGGAGGCTTGGGTGCTCCCAGGGGGCATTCCATATGACAACGTCACGACTCATGGTCTCGCGTCTCCCAATGCAACTCATCCAAACGGCACGCAGGCGGTCATTCCGAGCAACACCATCGAGGACCAGAATGCCACCTCTACGGAGGAATTCAAATGCCCGATGCCGCCACTTGATCAAGACTACATTTACGGCCGAGCAGAGGCCTTGCCGTGTCCCATTCCAACTCCGCGAGAATGCAGCATAGACTGGTTCCGCAGACACATCAACGAGATTCCTGTCGGAGTTCGAGGCCCTGATTATTGCGGAACGGGTAACCTCGTTGGCCACGCTCGTGCACAGGCGAACAATTGCCTGCCCGATTTCGGAAGTAAGGAGTGCAAGAAGATGTTTGGGTTGGATGAGAAGACGATtgaaaaggagaagaagaaagaagaggagaaacagaagaaggaggataaggagaatgagaagaagcagaaggaggaggagaagaggcggaaagaggaggaggaaaggaagaaggcggaggaaGCGCAGTAG
- a CDS encoding uncharacterized protein (antiSMASH:Cluster_12): protein MKFTAALLSIAALATATTVSYDEGYDDAARSLTAVSCSDGNTGLITKGYSTQGSIPTFPNIGGSWEIAGWGSPQCGACYTVSYQGRSINVVGIDRSGDGLNLSKAALNTLTGGRAVEVGRIDAQVTRVDSGVCGLRASKRSIEFMG, encoded by the exons ATGAAGTTCACTGCAGCACTCCTCTCCATCGCGGCCCTCGCAACCGCTACCACCGTTAGCTACGATGAAGGCTACGACGATGCTGCCCGCAGCTTGACTGCCGTTTCCTGCAGCGACGGCAACACTGGCTTGATCACCAAGGGCTACAGCACACAAGGCTCCATCCCGACATTCCCAAACATCGGTGGTTCATGGGAGATTGCAGGCTGGGGATCTCCTCAG TGCGGCGCCTGCTACACAGTCTCCTACCAAGGCCGAAGCATCAATGTCGTGGGCATAGACCGCTCCGGCGACGGCCTCAACCTCTCCAAAGCCGCGCTGAACACGTTGACTGGCGGAAGAGCAGTCGAAGTGGGAAGGATCGATGCTCAAGTGACCCGCGTCGACTCCGGCGTCTGCGGTCTTCGTGCATCGAAGCGCTCGATTGAGTTCATGGGTTAG
- a CDS encoding uncharacterized protein (antiSMASH:Cluster_12): MTRVEDVYRSDPLSNNRMQVWGRRNSIIRRKITNLLTRLPELASGLGRYGLYICGAPDQVLYRPDASGKDRNAGRDRMMVLIVELKPEEQQQWLLLQLHLERFLRKANIERCRGVCIRYYIKAPGSREPSPDPPPRGVFHNSNAYRTEDGSDSPPYPSLSRFDEELRPLLSDDEDSDSRDTADEIDASSTVEVRDSESAGTSAYEEIVWEYRPAPAPPQTRSA, from the coding sequence ATGACACGGGTAGAAGACGTGTACAGATCGGATCCGTTGTCGAACAACAGAATGCAGGTGTGGGGACGCCGGAATAGTATCATCAGGCGCAAAATTACGAATCTTCTGACTCGTCTTCCTGAGCTAGCATCGGGTCTCGGCCGATATGGACTATACATCTGTGGCGCTCCTGATCAGGTCTTGTATCGCCCGGACGCATCTGGCAAGGATCGGAATGCAGGGAGAGATCGCATGATGGTTTTGATAGTCGAGCTGAAGCCTGAAgagcaacaacaatggcTGCTCCTACAACTCCACTTGGAGAGGTTTCTGAGGAAAGCAAATATCGAAAGGTGTCGTGGTGTGTGCATCAGATATTACATCAAAGCACCTGGGTCGAGAGAGCCTTCGCCTGATCCGCCGCCGCGAGGTGTGTTTCACAACTCGAATGCCTATCGTACCGAGGACGGCAGTGACTCTCCTCCTTACCCGAGCCTATCGAGATTCGACGAGGAGCTTCGGCCGTTGCTgtcagacgacgaggattCAGACAGCAGAGACACAGCGGATGAGATCGATGCCAGCAGCACTGTTGAAGTCCGAGACTCAGAGAGTGCAGGCACATCAGCGTACGAAGAGATTGTCTGGGAATATCGGCCTGCACCAGCCCCACCTCAGACTAGAAGTGCATGA
- the ILV2_2 gene encoding Acetolactate synthase, mitochondrial (BUSCO:EOG09262N3C), whose translation MASKNATRALRASLRQLKAPQVQQRTFITAVQGSKQQGVRAAQRAATSAIVHQSRGKKTVDFAGDKEVVYERADWPREKLLDYFKNDTLALIGYGSQGHGQGLNLRDNGLNVIVGVRKNGSSWKEAQQDGWVEGKNLFDIDEAISRGTIIMNLLSDAAQSETWPHIKPQITKGKTLYFSHGFSPVFKDQTKVEVPKDVDVILVAPKGSGRTVRTLFREGRGINSSVAVWQDVTGKAEEKAIALGVAVGSGYMYKTTFEKEVYSDLYGERGCLMGGIHGMFLAQYEILRENGHSPSEAFNETVEEATQSLYPLIGANGMDYMYEACSTTARRGAIDWSKRFKDALKPVFADLYDSVKTGKETQRTMEYAGRPDYRQAFEKEMEEIRNLEIWRAGKAVRSLRPENQ comes from the exons ATGGCCTCCAAGAACGCGACCCGAGCTCTGCGCGCCTCGTTGAGGCAGCTCAAGGCGCCGCAGGTGCAGCAGCGTACCTTCATCACCGCCGTGCAgggcagcaagcagcagggCGTCCGCGCAGCCCAGCGAGCGGCCACATCTGCCATTGTGCACCAGAGCAGAGGCAAGAAGACCGTCGACTTCGCCGGAGACAAGGAGGTCGTCTACG AGCGCGCCGACTGGCCCCGTGAGAAGCTCTTG GACTACTTCAAGAACGACACGCTCGCCCTCATCGGCTACGGTTCGCAAGGCCACGGCCAGGGTCTCAACCTCCGCGACAACGGCCTCAATGTCATCGTCGGTGTGAGAAAGAACGGCTCCAGCTGGAAAGAGGCGCAACAAGATGGCTGGGTTGAGGGCAAGAACCTCTTCGACATCGACGAGGCCATCTCGAGGGGTACCATCATCATGAACCTCCTCTCTGATGCCGCCCAGTCGGAGACGTGGCCACACATCAAGCCCCAGATCACCAAGGGCAAG ACCCTCTACTTCTCTCACGGTTTCTCCCCAGTCTTCAAGGACCAGACCAAGGTGGAAGTGCCAAAGGACGTGGATGTCATCCTCGTTGCGCCAAAGGGCTCTGGCCGTACCGTTCGCACCCTCTTCCGTGAGGGCCGTGGTATCAACAGCTCCGTCGCTGTCTGGCAAGACGTGACCGGCAAGGCCGAGGAGAAGGCCATCGCCCTCGGTGTGGCTGTCGGCTCCGGCTACATGTACAAGACCACTTTCGAGAAGGAGGTCTACTCCGATCTCTACGGTGAGCGTGGTTGCTTGATGGGTGGTATCCACGGCATGTTCCTCGCCCAGTACGAGATCCTCCGCGAGAACGGCCACTCCCCCTCTGAAGCCTTCAACGAGACCGTCGAGGAGGCCACTCAATCCCTCTACCCTCTGATCGGCGCCAACGGCATGGACTACATGTACGAGGCTTGCTCCACCACCGCTCGTCGTGGTGCCATTGACTGGAGCAAGCGCTTCAAGGATGCCCTCAAGCCCGTCTTCGCCGACCTCTACGACTCCGTCAAGACCGGCAAGGAGACCCAGCGCACCATGGAGTACGCCGGTCGTCCAGACTACCGCCAAGCATTCgagaaggagatggaggagatccGCAACCTCGAGATCTGGAGAGCCGGCAAGGCTGTCCGCAGCTTGCGCCCAGAGAACCAGTAG